The genomic segment tttaacaaTTTCACCCTCTAGGAGTCGAATGTACTTTATTTCATTTTGCTTCTCTgaagtaaaactttaaaaaataattaaaaaaatgaataaatttaatttcttcctgTATCTCTTATCCCCTATTGTCTCCTTCCACCCCCAAACACACCTTCAAAAATAGTACTTGAGTTGAAAGTAGTTGGAGGGTACAATTGTTAAACTAGAAACTTGGAGAACTAAGTTGCGATATGGTATATAATTTAAGGACATATATTTAGTTTGACTTTTTAATTGATAAGTCAGCTTATTTACAGTGATGGCgaataaatgaaatgaaagcGAAAAGGGAAAGTGAATCCCTCTTGCCGTGAGTCCCACTCCCACGCTACGTGTGTTTATTAATACTGTGTGTTTGATAATTCAGTttgatatcttttaaaaatattttttaattaaaatattatatttttttattttttatatcagtacattataattattaaataaatctaaaaaatattaattcaaattttttcaagcaaaaaaaaattaaaatataacttgaaatgcaaaaacaaatgaataatgTATACTAGTTGATTGTCATGTGCTTCTCCATGGTTCTATCAAgaggtttttttaaagtgaaaaagaatattgacattgttaatatgttttttattaatataaaaaatattgtgaaatttaaatttaatatgcatatttaataaaaaaaatgagaattaaatATGCAAATAAATGTTAAGAAAAGGTTTTGAATGCAAATTAAAGGCTAAGtaaagaaattgagaaatatatgcaaattaagatatttaatcttgtatTGCAAAgagcttttaatttattttttatttaattatacggGAATAATTTATCTTATAAGAAGTGTAATAGTTAAAATTtcacttaaaaagatatattgttagtacaatttctcatttttttattaatattttttatttttacaaaaaaaattatttatgttatttatttaataaaaaccaaaaccaaccaAAACTCATATTAAAAGAGATTTGCCCCTTGCCTAGCTTGGGTTTCAAAATGAATTGAGTGGAAACTAATCTAATGTGACTCGGTCACCCTAACGGGTTTAGATGCAATCTagttaaaccaaaaaaaaaatcaatacgaTGTTATTTTAACACTTTCTTTTTACATAATGAGGAAATGATGTTTTGGATCAACTTAAATCAACTGAAGTTAAACCACAACTCAACCATGAATCTAATTGgatgtaataatttttaaacaatatatattttttatttgatcatacaacaataaaaattgacATGCACAAGAAaactattgaaaaacaaattaaaaaaaaaataatgctaaaGAGCATTTGCTAATTTGACACAAAGCAAGCCATAACTTTATTTAAACACAAATCAAAAACCAAGTGatatttaataaactaatataaaaaaaatctttgattaaTTCATCCTGAAAAATTgtaatcaaaatagaaaaaaaaaaaggttaagtgCACAGGCCAAGATGGGCCGGCACACCAAGCCCATCAAAAAAAAGTTCATGTTGTATGCCTAttcattattgtatttttattttacttgaaatagGAGGACACCacattatctatttattttatttttatttttaaaatgaagatGGTGTGTCTCTTACTTGTTCAACTTTGTCCACCTTAATAGATGTATCATgcatttaattctaaaaaagcttattttcaactccttttccACTTGAAAACACATAAGAAATATATTGTGAATCTCAATAAACTCATAtctaatctaaaaacatcatttaattgatgaaaaatagaaaatcaacttgaaaagaaaaaacaattccaaaagatctattttcaactccttttccACTTGAAAACACATAAAGAAATACATCATAAACCTCAATAAACTCATATCTAATATAAAAGCatcatttaattgataaaaaataaaaaatcaacttgaaaagaaaaaacagttcCAAGCCATTATAAACTTTTTCCAATGATATTAGGGGTCAAAAACACCTAATTAAAACTCATCTCATCAAATGGAACTAATTGATAgcaagatcattttttttattgttggaaTGTAAATAACTAACAATTTTATCTCTTCTCTATCGTTTTCCAACAATTATCTCTAACCTTTCTTGAACTTATAGACtaaaatatgaacaaaataaaattttgaattaaaaaaataaaagtttcaaACTAAAGGAATGAAAAATGAGATTTACAAAACTCTGGAGGAAACAATTACTGAAAAAATACCCCGTGAATGATGTtggaaaaaaagattttatttttatctcattgTCAATTTTGATCCATTAGTTTCATTTTCTTACAAGCAATAAAACCGATTTTTCTTGTAAAGTCGAACAACAACATAATACCAAGACTTTTTTTGACACcgtaataattttatagaaaataaatcaaaataaattatcaagttcAATTCTCATTCAATACAATGTAAAAAGAATAActcgaaaaaaaaagttatcgaCTAAAGtggaaaaacactttaaataccaaaataatgAATGCATTACTACAATTAAAAAAGTCTTTCATCACATCCTATAATGAAAACCTCACACATTTTAGgttttatattcaattaattatttgttgggtttaatgcatagttattaaattggTTTAAAGTGGTAAATCAACGAGAAACTCAATTTGGGCTAGATTGATTCAATTAAATGGCGGTGTTGGAGATAAAATCCCCCGTTTAGAATTGCAACCTAAACATAGGTTAGtcgaaattaatttttttttattttcaatttgatgtaatgatgtcaaaaataattattttgatgtatttataaacaaaaaaaatactttaaaaagcaaccactaccagACTCTCAAGTACCCTTAAAGTTATAAAAACATGTACACCATTCACTTAAAAATAGTGTAATTGTTTTTCACCCCTTCacccaaaaaaattacattgatTTACAAGGGCATTGAAATCTTTTCTTATGGTCCATTTGTCATTTTCAAATTGATCAGTAAAAACTAAAAGtccatttgtttttatgttttaaaaacgcttttgaaaaaaatgatttttttaatttttttcttcacttcaatttttttttgttttttcaaattactttGATGTGCaggtatcaaaaataaattttaaaaatataaaaatatattatttgatgcatttctaagaaaaaaactctttgaaaaacaattattatcacaataccaaatgggttttaagtttttttttcatattgagtgCACAATAAAACGATCAAAACAcacttgaaagcaaaaaaattaaaaatagcgtgaaaggatgtttttgtattttcacaatgGTGTTTtggttattataatttaatttaagaggcaatttggtattttcacaaatataaaaaatatattaaataataaaaatgtacggtaaaatgataaaaatactcttgaagctaaaaaatttaaacttgaggTCAAGGGGCAGTTTTGGTTTTTCATTTAGATTTTGTGATAAATTCAACTCAAGGGAAATTTTGTATTTagctaaataaaaacaagaaaacgtTGGTGCTCGTGGGAAGCGTCCGCACCTTTAGGGATGTGCATGCAGTGAAACACATTTCCATTATCTGGATGAAATCACCATCATGCCCTCTTCTTGATGATATTGTGAGCGTCACCGGTGGTGGTACGGTGTGGTACCAATTgaccttctttttttccctttcttttctctctttcctcttAAAAACGTATAGGTTAACTCTCTTGGttgttggtatttcaacttaagtccttattcttctaatttctatttttttatctttatttttttatagaagttttatttgttttcaatttcatccttcaatctcaatttgccaaaaaatttattctccaatgtggtccttattctttgaatttttatttttttttctttatttttttatagaagttttatttgttttcaatttcatccttcaatctcaatttgccaaaaaatttattctccaatgtggtccttattctttgaatttttatttttttttctttatttttttatagaagttttatttgttttcaatttcatccttcaatctcaatttgccaaaaaatttattctccaatgtggtccttattctttgaatttttattttttttccttggtcttttgtaaaagttttagtatttttcaattcaattcttcaatttcaaattgatggtattatatttttcaatttgattcttattattttgattttaattttttttcctaatccttttgtaaaagttattattcttttcaagctCACCCTTTAAttacaacattatttttatttttcatgtcaattttgatcatcgttttttttaattttctttcatccTTTtactaaattagtttttttttctcaatttcaccattcaattatatatataatttattttgtattttaattttgatactcattcttttaattactattttttaaaatcttttttgtataattaaattattttttttcaatctcatccttcaatattttattgtttgagaattaaacttcgtgatttttctaaattaggTGCTTTCAGTTTAATGACTTGGgttacaagtttaaaaaattatcacaagCTTTTCTTTAAAagctttataattatttttatttttttatcatgttatttaATCACATAATATCGATCGCGGGTTTGGCTTAACTAAACCTTAATTAGCATGTTTCAAGATTTGTCAtgtctagttttttatttcttttttttttatcttatttcaatatctaaacattattattttacacaaaaaaattcaacctcATTCAGCAGAATCCAATCTAATTATACATGGCTAATCTAATGACTCGTGACAAGGAAGGGTCCACCaattcctctttcttttttctttttgtttatataagGTACGTAGatgcttttgaaaaatattttttattttaaaatatattaaaataattttttagatttttttatttttaatatcaatacattaaaatcacaaaaaaaaactaaaaaaaatatcaatttaatattttttttcaaagaaaacacactttaaaaagtaccaaaaacaaaagttatcaTTCTCTTAAACGGTTTCTTCATTTGCAAGAGTCCaaaggccaaaaaaaaaaacacaaatttgtCATGTGAAATAGGAGGGATAGAAGGGTTGAAGAAATTGTTTGTATGTATTAGAAATTGCATTACTTCTAATTACATCAACATAGGATTTATTGTAAAAATtactcataaattttaattttatgtgaaGAAAGAGAGAATATAACTTCTAGTGTTGTGAATAATTTCGCACAAGATCGAGAAAGAAATGAGGTGGTATATTCTTGAACACAATTCCAATGTCTTCAAACCAGctttgatattatattagaGTTCTTTGTCATGTACTTACCTCGTATTAAACCCAAAATGATCATGCAATCATGCTAGAAGATCCATTTTAAATCTCCAAAGGTGTCTATAATTGCCTTTTTATTGACTAGTTCTCTcgttgagaaaataaaaacataaaaaaggaagGAATTCTCAATGTACCTTGTCATCAGAAAGTTTCAAATCACACAGCCAACCCCAccagaaaaggaaaattttcCCAATCCCCACCAAACTATAGACTCATCGCTAAATTTATCGTACAGTTGTAGCTATGATGTTGCCATCAGACAGCAGCACAGTGGTAAAATTCGAATATAACAACATGGTACACGAGCATAACCACCGACAGAAAACTACACAAGAACAGATGTACTCTACCCGAGCCATCATTTATGTTGGCCATTAAATTTTGAGTGAAAACAAAGGAGGGTAGATAGAAAGGCTTCAATGATAGAACTGCCACCAAAAATCTCTGATATGATAGAACTGCCACCAAAAATCTCTGATATCTTTCACAATACAAAATGCTGAAAAGAACCAATTTTCTACATGGACTAACATAACGTCTCAGCAATTGGCCTCTGTTAGACTGTATTTTAATAATAGAAAGCACAGTTTGAACCCATGATTCGCAAGAAGATAGACTATAAAGTATAAACTACCGCTTCTTGGTATTCGTCTTTCCCTTCTTTCTGTCCCTTTTGTTTTGTGGCTTTGACCGTGATTTGTGTTTCAAAACTTTCTTGAATGAATTCTTTTTGCTCACGGATAACTTGTGCGATTTATCAGCTTCATTCAACCTTGGCACTGTCACTTGTGTCTTTTCACTATGGCCATCCTCGTCTTCACGTGAAATCTCGCTGGTGGTCACAGTAACTTGCATGTCCCCATTGTCGTACTTTGTTGTCCCTTTTGCCACAAACAAATCCCAAAaccaaattaatgattatagtGCTTTAGCTATAGCAGAAATAGATGGAGAAACGACACGCTCCTATGTTGCAAGCACTCTAAACATACTATATGGTTAGAAGTAACCTCAAGCAACAATCATCTCATGCTATTATTGCATTGGATTGGCAGTGTGCGATGATCACAGAAGAAACCATCATGAAGGGAGTGATTGTGATCCATTGGAATGGTTACCAACCATTTCTATAAACCAAAATTACCCCAAGAACCAGAAAAGTTAGCCCCAAAGGGAGGTTGAATCTGAAGATGCATAAGCATAAGGCTTTGTAAATCAATAGTTTCCATGCAGCATGCTTTTCTCGACATAAGCTGGAAGTTTATGAAAATACCACTTATTGATGCAATTGGCtcaatttcttcatcatcttctccaTAGTTATCGCTTTCATCAGCAGCTGGTGGAGCTCCTCCATTTAAAGCAAGTTCTTTTTCCAGTTTCCTCTACAACAAAAGTTAGGTGGCAAAGTCAGGACAATCAAAACTCAGGAAATGAAGTTCCTCAACTTCCTCTCAGGTCATAGCCCATACGCACCAAGCCCTGTCCCAGAAAAGGTGACACTAGATCCCACTGAAAATTCTCTTAAAACCATAGTTACGAAAAGCTACAATTTGCAACTTTCCTTAAGTCTACTTTTTCAAACCACAAAGCCAAGAACACATTACGCGcattcaaaacattttaaattacaGAATAATGCATCGTTAATAAAATCTTATGTTTACAGTAATTAACAGGGTCCATCTTATAATGTTGCAGGGACCATTGCCTTACAGACTGCATCCTAGCAAAGCAAAAGGTCCATTCCCCTTATTTTATTGTCATTTCATAAACTGCTAACTTGGCATAAGGGTGATTGCTGATTAGACATTTTACTAAAGCTCAGCTGCTCACGCGTTGATTGGACAGAGAAGTTAGGGAGTACCCATCAACGCATAAAGTAGAATAGGATGCCTCTCAACCCAAATAAATTCTTGTAATGTGTTGGCATTTGTCAGCATGTTAATGGCTATAAAACCAAGCACACACATGTTGGACTCGTGGTGGGGAAGTTTTTGAGAAAAAGACAAGCTCTGTAGCATGCACCAATTCTGTGCATTAGATGAACCAAATGATGGCAAATCATCTTGCTAAAGTACGGGGGCTCAGGATTAAGATGAAATGCTAATTGAAGCTCAGCTGTCAAAGGTGTCATTAAGCTTATATGAGGGTATGTAAGgaacaaaagaatccaaaaacaCTCACTGCTCCAAGGAACAGAGAGCAAGATAGGATATATCATCCTCATCAGTGTTAATTACCAgaaattgagaaattttttCCTCTTTGGAATTGTAAGAGGATCggagttttgtttgtttttattatttcacaGGTGCCAGACCAATCTCTAATAGAAGACTTTCCTCCCTATATCTTCATGACCATTTGGGCGAATGCTAGTTTGGTAAGCTGTGGTGGTTGTGGAACTGAAAACATGCCACAATAACAGAAAAGTGCTCTCCATATACTAAACAAATAAAGAACTTCAGCTTCCTGTCTGACCTATTGTGTATTTTCAAAGAAGTATTTGTTTATATATCAGATTGACCATAAATGCAGGTCACCAGCGACCAGGCTAGGGTTTCTTATCTGACAAATTAGAAACTCATCCTATTTACAAGAAGAAACATCATGGAGGACCCTTCAGTCTTcccattatttattattctcaTTCAAAGAAAACCATATCTAGAATGAGGCACCTCTGTCTCTAAATTGTAGCCAAAAGAAACATGTTCTCAACCTCTAATACAACCACACAGGAATTGGATGTGTCCAGGGAATGATACAGCACACAACTTTCCACCCAATCTTACCAAAAACAGACAAACAGATTGTCACATGACAAATACCAACACCTTCAAAATGAGACCATTCATTCATTTTGTTTACCATGCCTTCAATTCAACTTgctatcataaaaaataaagaacaatcaATTGGAATCCTTTTAAGAACCTGTTTGCGTGCCGCGATACGCTTGTGCCTTAACTTCACCTCTTGTTGTTTAATTGCTTcctttctcctcttcttcttcctcttatGAAACCCAGTAACATAATCccttaacaaaatcaaaatcccaTTTCACTAATCCCATCAACAAACCATGTTGAACAATAACTCTCTCGAATTATTACCACAACATAAGCAAAGCAACAGCAACAACAGAAAATATGAAGAAACATTGTATGTAGTACCTGAGATCTTTCTCGTTGAAAGAGACAGACACACCTTTGTTCTTAAGAACTCGTTTCTTTATGTGCCCAACTCGAGTTGGCGGTATCTGTATTGCTCCATTGTCCTCGATTTCACCTTTCATGGTAGCTTCAAAGCTGTTTTGTAGGTGAGTCTGTCTGGTCCATGTAGGGTTTCGAACTTACATGGAGAGAGCTTGAGGTTTATCGAACTGGTTTTGGGTTAAGAGTCGGTTTATTTCTCGGTTTGGAAGCGTTGGGCCTAATCATCTATGTGGGCCCATTCATTTGGATGGGCTTTAttgcagtttttttcttttacttaatgaaaaaaaaaaaagaatttgactAGTCCTCTCCtaattggaaaaaaagagatctattttattttatttcattatttcatGAAGGAAAGGTATGAACTTCGATGAcctaaaagatttttttcttgagagaacagctttttaattcttttgcatTTGTTGGAAaatgtgataaaaattatttttaaagtatattttatttaaaaatatattaaaatatcatttaattaatttttaatatcagcaagtctgacaatttaaaaacattaaaatattttaatttaaagtaaaataaaatttaaattttgacaaCAAAATAAGTTTAATCTTAATATCAAACAGATATTTGTTTGACTAACTTTTTTTACATTAAGGTTTTGTtggtataaataatttttaaaaaatagtttttaactGTTGATCAtggttcaaaattaaataaaaataatataaagctGAAagcatggattaaaaaaaacttgaagtgacttttaagaagaaaaaaaagatagcataaattataatctaataaattataaattcttaatttttattaaagaaggattttaatttaaaacaaaatccaagcaaatatatttttaaaatgaaatctaGCTTACATCTATTTGTAAAAAGTTCTATTAAAagaacctatttttttttctcaaataggTAATCCATCCATATGTTATTGAGacttttatcaaatataaaatgattagtataataataaaaattaaaaataaaataaaatgattaaaaatccGAGCAATTATGTGCAAATGACATGGatgttataataatttattatgaaaaataaagatgtGAGGCTCGCACCTTCCATCAAATTAACTCCTTTTGGTTCCAAAAGAAAGTTCAATGTGTGTGGTGGAAATAAATTCTAGCCGACTTTCAAGACAATTCCCAGGCCCATAAATGATGGCCCCAAGCCCATAAATGTTTCCTTgtactaagaaaaaaatttaattataaactaaaaactaaTGTGTATGACTGtatgtttaataaataaaaaccatacttgtaaataaatgttaaaaagagTTGTTAATGCTAAGTAATTAAAGACTAAGTAATGAAATTTAAAgatagatataaattaaaatatttaatatcatgtaGGAgaaacccttttattttttttatttaatcataaggtaattgtttttataagaatggtaatttattaaattccataaaaaaagtaatttgctAATATGATTCCtcctttccttattttttttt from the Populus nigra chromosome 9, ddPopNigr1.1, whole genome shotgun sequence genome contains:
- the LOC133702645 gene encoding ribosomal RNA-processing protein 17-like; this encodes MKGEIEDNGAIQIPPTRVGHIKKRVLKNKGVSVSFNEKDLRDYVTGFHKRKKKRRKEAIKQQEVKLRHKRIAARKQRKLEKELALNGGAPPAADESDNYGEDDEEIEPIASISGTTKYDNGDMQVTVTTSEISREDEDGHSEKTQVTVPRLNEADKSHKLSVSKKNSFKKVLKHKSRSKPQNKRDRKKGKTNTKKR